A genomic region of Arachis hypogaea cultivar Tifrunner chromosome 5, arahy.Tifrunner.gnm2.J5K5, whole genome shotgun sequence contains the following coding sequences:
- the LOC112799897 gene encoding F-box protein At5g07610-like — protein sequence MSHNTELISSSAEAIETHDALLTEILVRLPLRDVIAFKCVSKRLLSLISDPYFSRCRTTVQGTRFSGLILDLDFIHPEHRELTFFYFNKKLRRPCRRRRIFCPKIPDHYSYILQSCNGLMLLRRFTDRFIYNPTTGDKKPLPSPFPSFDNSHFSKYSLAFDPLRFLGYKLICIFRGKFSKRDRHQTMVYSSESGAWNPCSSSFSTPTDMDFAHGVYFKDSVYWIGNKSKTTLRFDMKEERVKDDMPPLPPLPPGSQDLNVGGPVFLALSELNSKKAYNGYGYILAPACGYMNLVGFDFGFYVRVFRLKEDDYSSSRSWILMHNVDLRRTSLKTVFNNLNLPNTWKYSILHLIKDGEDDEMALLLLIHGKVIALRLKNNTTYDVLGLKIKGNNPRYYYNFPGVMGWYRAFEYAESLACL from the coding sequence ATGAGTCACAACACAGAATTAATTTCTTCTTCAGCCGAAGCAATTGAAACACACGATGCCTTACTCACTGAAATCCTTGTTCGTCTTCCCCTCAGAGATGTCATAGCCTTCAAATGTGTCTCCAAGCGGTTGCTCTCTCTCATCTCTGACCCTTACTTCTCTCGCTGCCGCACCACCGTCCAAGGAACAAGATTCTCCGGCTTGATTTTAGATCTCGACTTCATCCATCCTGAACATCGTGAATTAACATTTTTCTACTTCAATAAGAAGCTTCGTAGACCGTGCCGCCGCCGCCGCATATTCTGTCCCAAAATCCCCGATCATTATTCATATATATTACAATCTTGCAATGGCTTGATGCTTCTCCGCCGATTCACTGACAGGTTTATCTATAATCCCACCACCGGAGATAAGAAACCCTTGCCCTCGCCCTTTCCATCATTTGATAACTCACATTTCTCGAAGTACTCTCTAGCTTTTGATCCTTTGCGATTTCTTGGTTATAAGCTGATCTGCATTTTCCGTGGCAAGTTTTCAAAGAGAGACCGCCACCAAACCATGGTTTACTCCTCAGAATCCGGTGCCTGGAATCCGTGTAGTTCTTCCTTCTCGACTCCCACAGACATGGATTTTGCACATGGTGTTTATTTCAAGGACTCGGTTTACTGGATCGGTAACAAAAGCAAAACGACGCTGCGTTTTGACATGAAGGAAGAGCGCGTGAAGGATGACATGCCTCCTTTGCCTCCTTTGCCTCCAGGATCTCAAGATCTTAATGTTGGTGGCCCTGTTTTCTTGGCTTTATCGGAACTTAATTCAAAAAAAGCTTATAATGGATATGGATACATTCTTGCACCTGCATGCGGTTACATGAATTTGGTTGGATTTGACTTTGGATTTTATGTGCGCGTGTTCCGGTTGAAGGAAGATGATTATTCTTCATCAAGGTCGTGGATTCTTATGCACAACGTTGATCTTCGACGTACAAGTCTTAAAACTGTTTTTAATAATCTAAATCTTCCTAATACGTGGAAATACAGCATACTCCATCTCATTAAAGATGGTGAAGATGATGAGATGGCTTTGTTGTTGCTGATACATGGGAAAGTTATTGCTCTGCGGTTAAAGAATAATACCACTTATGATGTGTTGGGcttaaaaataaaaggaaataatccTCGCTATTATTATAATTTTCCAGGAGTTATGGGGTGGTACAGAGCCTTTGAGTATGCTGAGAGCTTAGCTTGTCTTTAA
- the LOC112800106 gene encoding disease resistance protein RGA2-like translates to MADALLEIVVENLHTFLRDHLATFYGVQSQIHHGNIPVSSLFPVLSRFPTCLTFHIQLHIFEEVFSSFGVSFALKYHLLIFCPSSKVALDELATLWGVHSQIQELSGNLAAIHAVVQDAEEKQIRERAVKLWLQKLSDAAHVLDDILDECSIESNRLHSEQCLTRLDPVTIMFRRDIGKRMKEMVDRFRQIDEERRRFELRGRVPERQQEDEAWRQTCSGITEHNIYGREQDTENILEFLSRSADSSNDLSVYPIVGMGGLGKTTLVRWVYNDKKVIEHFDLRIWVCVSTEVNTMRILESIVESTRGHNPNLSTLEAMKNKVQEVLLGKRYLLVLDDVWSTDKWEDLKSVLLCGGGTKGAAILVTTRVESVASVMGTCPAHHLSPLSEDDNWLLFKYHAFGSDKVERRELVAIGKEIVKKCGGSPLASKALGSLLRNKKEEIQWVNVLESKFWDILEDDAIIVRALKISYFHLKLSLRQCFAFCAIFPQDFRMEKEQLIHLWMANGLIKSKGKLEIEDVGNEAWEELCQRSFFQEVEIDELGRTTFKMHDLFHELAQFIMGEECRVYDESASLTNLSTRVHHVTCLKPETEVNMDPFKKAESLRSMINLLPLDDHNLCGLPPFNSLRALRTNASQLSELKSLTHLRYLNLRRSGITTLPECVSRLQKLQILKLESCLNLSCLPKHLTQLKDLRHLLIKECHSLVEMPPNIGELKCLRTLNLFIVKKNAGYGLSELRDLQLGGKLRIKGLENVINEGDARDANLSAKKKLEKLYLSWDSSDSRCGANAERILEALEPPSNLKSFGMNGYCGVELPSWMQNTSILSSLVMVILYDCKNCKHLPPLGKLPHLTVLYVSGMKDVKYIDDDSYDGVDEKAFKSLKDLTLSKLPNLEGVLRDERVEMLPLLSKLKVSCVPKIKLPLLPSLEYICIEGTGSESDHGDSDSDGTASIPDSIVLNMRHVKALRITDFPRLKALPHELSSLHSLQKFEIYDCDILESFSENVMQGLCSLRSLKIGSCKKLKSLSEGVGHLTCLESLDIMYCPELVLPSSMNKLVSLQRVYIYSCGTMPEGLQHVPSLQSLNVCGIPSIPEWLGDLTSLQKLRLECEGLRSLPSSFRNLTNLRELSIGGCHKELQKRCTRVTGQDWQNIAHIPQFKLFPIRQETFSDKIRSKWRSWQLRRDRRHHHFAKADTFDYLVSRLFHWYKM, encoded by the exons ATGGCCGATGCTCTGCTTGAAATTGTCGTTGAAAACTTGCACACTTTTCTGCGGGACCACCTCGCAACCTTCTATGGTGTTCAATCGCAGATCCATCATGGGAACATTCCTGTTTCATCACTT TTTCCGGTTCTATCAAGATTCCCAACTTGCTTGACCTTTCATATTCAACTTCACATATTTGAAGAAGTGTTTTCGTCATTTGGTGTTAGTTTTGCATTGAAGTACCACCTTCTCATATTCTGCCCCTCAAGCAAAGTGGCTCTG GACGAGCTTGCAACTCTTTGGGGCGTCCACTCTCAGATTCAAGAGCTGTCAGGGAACCTTGCTGCAATCCATGCAGTGGTCCAAGATGCTGAAGAGAAGCAGATCAGAGAGCGTGCTGTGAAGCTTTGGCTGCAGAAGCTTTCAGATGCAGCACACGTGCTTGATGATATCTTAGATGAATGTTCAATAGAGTCCAATCGTCTACACAGTGAGCAGTGCTTAACTCGTCTTGATCCTGTGACAATTATGTTTCGTCGAGACATCGGTAAGAGGATGAAAGAGATGGTTGACAGGTTTCGTCAAATTGATGAAGAAAGGAGAAGGTTTGAATTGCGTGGAAGAGTTCCAGAGAGGCAACAAGAAGATGAAGCATGGCGCCAGACATGTTCTGGTATCACTGAGCACAACATCTATGGAAGGGAGCAAGACACAGAAAATATTCTGGAGTTTCTTTCAAGGAGTGCTGATAGCAGTAACGACCTCTCTGTTTATCCAATTGTTGGCATGGGAGGCCTTGGAAAAACAACACTTGTCCGATGGGTTTACAATGACAAGAAGGTAATTGAACATTTCGATCTGAGAATTTGGGTTTGTGTTTCCACTGAAGTCAATACCATGAGAATTCTAGAGTCCATTGTGGAATCTACAAGGGGACATAACCCGAACCTCTCTACTTTAGAAGCAATGAAAAACAAAGTTCAAGAAGTACTGCTAGGCAAAAGGTATTTACTTGTTCTAGACGATGTATGGAGCACGGACAAATGGGAGGACTTGAAGTCTGTTTTGCTTTGCGGAGGTGGAACAAAAGGTGCTGCAATTTTGGTCACTACCCGAGTTGAGAGTGTTGCATCTGTCATGGGAACATGCCCTGCTCATCACTTGTCACCATTATCCGAGGATGACAATTGGTTATTGTTCAAATACCATGCATTTGGATCAGACAAAGTGGAGCGCAGAGAGCTTGTGGCAATAGGCAAGGAGATTGTAAAGAAATGTGGTGGTTCCCCTCTTGCATCTAAAGCACTTGGAAGCCTTTTGCGCAATAAAAAAGAGGAAATACAGTGGGTGAATGTATTGGAAAGTAAGTTTTGGGACATACTTGAGGATGATGCTATTATTGTACGTGCTTTGAAAATCAGCTACTTCCATTTGAAGTTGTCATTAAGACAATGCTTTGCTTTTTGTGCCATTTTCCCCCAAGATTTTCGAATGGAAAAAGAGCAACTTATTCATCTTTGGATGGCCAATGGTTTGATCAAATCCAAAGGGAAGTTGGAGATTGAGGATGTTGGTAATGAGGCTTGGGAGGAATTATGTCAGAGATCATTTTTCCAAGAAGTTGAGATTGATGAATTGGGAAGAACTACATTCAAGATGCATGATTTATTTCATGAACTTGCCCAATTCATAATGGGAGAAGAGTGCAGAGTTTATGATGAGTCTGCAAGCTTGACCAATTTGTCTACAAGGGTCCATCATGTCACTTGTTTAAAACCAGAGACGGAGGTAAACATGGATCCCTTCAAGAAAGCTGAGTCCTTGAGGAGTATGATTAATCTTCTTCCATTAGATGATCACAATCTTTGTGGGTTGCCACCATTCAATTCTCTCCGTGCACTACGTACAAATGCTTCTCAACTCTCAGAACTGAAGAGTTTAACGCATTTGAGGTACCTAAATCTGCGTAGGAGCGGTATCACAACGCTGCCCGAATGTGTTTCTAGATTACAAAAATTGCAGATTCTGAAGTTGGAAAGCTGTCTAAATCTTTCTTGTTTGCCCAAACACTTAACACAATTGAAGGATCTTAGACATCTCCTAATTAAAGAATGTCATTCATTAGTAGAGATGCCTCCGAATATCGGCGAGTTGAAATGTTTGAGAACATTGAATCTTTTTATTGTGAAAAAAAATGCAGGGTATGGGTTATCAGAGTTGCGTGATTTACAGCTTGGAGGCAAACTACGCATCAAGGGACTTGAAAATGTCATAAATGAGGGTGATGCTAGAGATGCTAATTTGAGTGCTAAGAAGAAGTTGGAAAAGTTATACCTGTCATGGGACTCCTCTGATTCAAGGTGTGGTGCCAATGCTGAGAGAATACTTGAAGCCCTTGAGCCTCCCTCCAATCTCAAGAGTTTTGGGATGAATGGTTACTGCGGAGTAGAGTTGCCTAGCTGGATGCAAAATACTTCAATTCTTTCCAGCTTAGTTATGGTGATACTCTATGATTGCAAGAACTGCAAGCACCTTCCTCCGCTTGGTAAACTACCACATTTAACCGTTCTTTATGTATCTGGAATGAAAGATGTGAAGTACATCGATGATGACTCGTATGATGGCGTGGATGAGAAGGCTTTTAAGTCGTTGAAGGACCTGACCTTATCGAAACTGCCAAACTTGGAAGGGGTGTTACGAGATGAAAGAGTAGAAATGCTTCCACTCCTTTCTAAATTAAAGGTCTCATGTGTCCCTAAGATTAAATTGCCACTCCTTCCGTCTCTAGAGTACATTTGTATTGAAGGAACAGGGTCAGAATCTGATCATGGTGATAGTGATAGTGATGGCACTGCTTCCATCCCAGACTCTATTGTGCTGAATATGCGTCATGTTAAGGCTCTCCGCATTACAGACTTCCCTAGACTCAAGGCATTACCCCACGAGTTAAGCAGCCTCCACTCGCTACAAAAGTTTGAAATATATGATTGTGATATACTTGAGTCTTTTTCGGAGAATGTGATGCAAGGTCTGTGTTCTCTTCGGAGTTTGAAAATTGGTTCATGTAAGAAACTGAAATCCTTGTCTGAAGGTGTGGGACATCTGACTTGTTTGGAGAGTCTTGATATCATGTATTGTCCAGAGCTGGTGTTACCAAGTAGCATGAATAAATTAGTTTCCCTTCAACGGGTTTACATCTATTCTTGTGGTACAATGCCAGAAGGCTTACAACATGTCCCTTCCCTCCAAAGTTTGAATGTGTGTGGCATACCTTCAATTCCTGAGTGGTTGGGGGACTTAACTTCTCTTCAAAAGTTACGACTCGAATGTGAGGGGTTAAGGTCACTGCCCAGTAGCTTCCGAAACCTGACAAACTTGCGTGAGCTATCTATTGGTGGGTGTCATAAGGAGCTGCAGAAGCGATGCACCAGAGTAACAGGACAGGATTGGCAAAACATTGCTCACATCCCACAATTCAAATTGTTTCCCATTCGTCAAGAAACATTTTCCG ATAAAATCAGATCCAAATGGAGATCATGGCAGCTAAGAAGAGATCGACGTCATCATCATTTCGCTAAGGCTGATACATTTGACTATCTGGTTTCAAGGCTCTTTCATTGGTACAAAATGTGA